The proteins below are encoded in one region of Neoasaia chiangmaiensis:
- a CDS encoding LexA family protein: MSMAYQGDRTTGFASPAADDIEGTIDLMSEALDLRRPSRYPVRVEGDVLLNRSIRHGDILVVDAAIAPRPGVVVVASVGDELRVCELTQRNGEWWLRTSTPGSADIAVDEATDVSIWAVVSGLVRTDV; this comes from the coding sequence ATGAGCATGGCATATCAGGGCGACAGGACGACGGGATTCGCGTCACCGGCGGCGGACGACATTGAAGGGACGATCGACCTGATGAGCGAGGCGCTGGATCTGCGCCGACCCAGCCGCTACCCGGTCCGCGTTGAGGGCGATGTCTTGCTCAACCGGTCGATCCGGCATGGCGATATCCTTGTGGTCGATGCAGCGATTGCCCCTCGTCCCGGCGTCGTGGTCGTTGCCAGTGTCGGCGACGAACTGCGCGTCTGCGAACTGACCCAGCGCAACGGCGAATGGTGGCTGCGCACCTCGACGCCGGGCAGTGCCGATATTGCCGTGGACGAGGCGACAGACGTCTCAATCTGGGCGGTTGTGTCCGGCCTTGTCCGCACCGATGTCTAA
- a CDS encoding DNA/RNA non-specific endonuclease: protein MLSRLVFLLAVMPFGAVAAGCPGIGPADRLPSVAQDGPIFCNHAYAVQVSPETRDPIWSAEHLTRASVRAATALHGRDDFHPDDRLPMAARATLADYKRSGWSRGHMTPSGDMPDPKARAETYALSNIVPQSARLNSGAWDHIEHAVRQQALRDGEIYVVTGPAFREDRGTIGIDDVRVPSSVWKAAYDPAANAIGVIVCKNTTHPTCDQVDLAALYRVTGIDPFPGAPSSARTHRLSIAAWTKETTR, encoded by the coding sequence ATGCTGTCACGTCTCGTGTTCCTATTGGCGGTCATGCCTTTCGGTGCCGTGGCGGCAGGTTGTCCCGGCATCGGCCCTGCCGACCGGTTGCCGAGCGTCGCGCAGGACGGCCCGATCTTCTGCAACCACGCCTATGCCGTTCAGGTCTCGCCCGAGACGCGCGACCCGATCTGGTCCGCCGAACATCTGACACGCGCCAGCGTGCGCGCCGCGACCGCACTGCATGGGCGAGACGATTTCCACCCCGACGACCGCCTGCCGATGGCGGCGCGCGCCACACTGGCCGACTACAAGCGTTCCGGCTGGTCACGCGGTCACATGACGCCGAGCGGCGACATGCCGGACCCGAAGGCACGGGCCGAAACCTACGCCCTATCGAACATCGTGCCGCAATCCGCACGACTGAATTCCGGCGCATGGGATCATATCGAACACGCCGTGCGACAGCAGGCACTGCGCGACGGTGAAATCTATGTCGTGACCGGCCCTGCCTTCCGGGAAGATCGCGGCACGATCGGCATCGACGACGTGCGCGTGCCGTCCTCCGTCTGGAAGGCCGCCTACGACCCGGCGGCGAACGCCATCGGCGTCATCGTCTGCAAGAACACGACGCACCCGACCTGCGATCAGGTCGATCTTGCCGCCCTGTATCGCGTGACGGGCATCGACCCCTTCCCCGGCGCACCGTCATCGGCACGAACGCATCGCCTGTCGATTGCCGCATGGACGAAGGAAACGACGCGCTGA
- the rfaE1 gene encoding D-glycero-beta-D-manno-heptose-7-phosphate kinase has translation MDFSRVTVLCLGDLMLDRFIYGAMERISPEAPVPVLRLTRTREMAGGVGNVANNIRSLGGRAILLGLTGDDAPGHALRQLLAETARIENRATVSATRPTTCKTRFIAANQQVIRADEESLTPLTTPELAALREAALQALPEAQAVIVSDYGKGVCHPDILSVVIDAARQRGTPVFVDPKSLDFTRYHGATCITPNARELGQAAGFPTETLDAVEQAARFLMAQAGADAILATRSERGMALVEGAAPIRAVPSRAREVFDVSGAGDTVIATMALAHAAGSSLEQAMHIANAAAGVVVGKLGTATADIQEVTAELEAQLDTTADGVAPVDCPLLDREGASALAERWRAQGLRIGFANGCFDLLHPGHIALLTQARAACDRLIVALNTDASVQRLKGPSRPVNPLADRAAVIGALRHVDAVTAFDEDTPLALIQRLLPDVLVKGADYTRDQVVGADVVEAHGGRVLLATLTPGRSTTAMLTRAGR, from the coding sequence ATGGACTTCTCACGCGTCACTGTTCTGTGCCTGGGCGATCTGATGCTCGATCGCTTCATCTACGGCGCGATGGAACGCATCTCGCCCGAAGCGCCCGTGCCGGTATTGCGCCTGACGCGCACGCGGGAGATGGCGGGTGGCGTCGGCAATGTCGCCAACAACATCCGCAGCCTCGGCGGTCGGGCGATCCTGCTCGGCCTGACCGGCGACGACGCGCCGGGCCATGCATTGCGGCAACTACTGGCGGAAACCGCACGCATCGAGAACCGCGCAACCGTCAGCGCCACGCGGCCGACCACCTGCAAGACACGCTTCATCGCCGCCAACCAGCAGGTCATTCGCGCGGATGAGGAAAGTCTGACACCGCTGACCACGCCGGAACTGGCCGCGCTGCGCGAAGCGGCATTGCAAGCCCTGCCGGAGGCGCAGGCGGTGATCGTCTCCGATTACGGCAAGGGCGTGTGCCACCCCGATATCCTGTCGGTCGTCATCGACGCCGCGCGCCAACGCGGAACGCCCGTCTTCGTCGATCCGAAATCGCTGGATTTCACACGCTACCACGGCGCGACCTGCATCACGCCCAACGCCCGCGAACTCGGACAGGCCGCCGGTTTCCCCACCGAGACACTCGACGCGGTCGAGCAGGCCGCGCGTTTTCTCATGGCGCAGGCTGGCGCCGACGCCATCCTGGCGACACGCTCGGAACGCGGCATGGCCCTGGTGGAAGGCGCGGCGCCCATCCGTGCGGTGCCGAGCCGGGCACGCGAGGTGTTCGATGTCTCCGGCGCGGGCGATACGGTGATCGCCACCATGGCCCTGGCCCATGCCGCCGGCTCCTCACTGGAGCAGGCCATGCATATCGCCAATGCCGCCGCGGGCGTGGTGGTCGGCAAGCTCGGCACCGCGACGGCGGACATTCAGGAGGTCACCGCCGAACTCGAAGCCCAACTGGACACCACGGCCGATGGTGTGGCGCCGGTCGATTGCCCCCTTCTGGACCGCGAGGGCGCATCGGCACTGGCGGAGCGATGGCGGGCGCAGGGCCTGCGGATCGGCTTTGCCAATGGCTGCTTCGATCTGCTGCATCCGGGCCATATCGCCCTGCTCACGCAAGCCCGCGCTGCGTGTGACCGCCTGATCGTGGCGCTGAACACCGATGCCAGCGTCCAGCGCCTGAAAGGCCCGAGCCGGCCGGTCAACCCGTTGGCGGATCGTGCGGCCGTGATTGGCGCATTACGCCATGTGGACGCCGTGACGGCGTTCGACGAGGACACACCGCTTGCGTTGATCCAACGCCTGTTGCCCGATGTGCTGGTGAAGGGCGCGGATTACACGCGCGATCAGGTCGTGGGCGCCGATGTGGTCGAGGCGCATGGCGGCAGGGTCCTGCTGGCAACGCTCACGCCCGGGCGCTCGACGACCGCCATGTTAACCAGGGCCGGTCGCTAG
- the gmk gene encoding guanylate kinase has product MTLIARRGVCLVISAPSGAGKSTIANALRASEPRLSHSVSVTTRQPRPGEREGVHYHFRDIETFRNMAETGELIEWAEVFGRGYGTPRGPVEAALSAGRDMVFDIDWQGHRLLRNALPDDVVSLFVLPPSLPELERRLRSRASDDAAEIDRRMAAARDEMSHWAEFDHVIVNEELDRAVSEARAVLTAARLRTVRQHGLADVVASFGPVPSAQP; this is encoded by the coding sequence ATGACGCTCATTGCCCGCCGCGGCGTATGTCTTGTGATTTCCGCACCTTCGGGCGCGGGGAAATCGACCATCGCCAATGCCCTGCGCGCGTCGGAGCCGCGACTGAGCCATTCCGTCTCGGTCACGACACGCCAGCCACGCCCCGGCGAGCGCGAGGGCGTGCATTATCATTTCCGCGACATCGAGACATTTCGGAACATGGCCGAAACCGGTGAGCTCATCGAATGGGCGGAAGTGTTCGGTCGGGGATACGGCACGCCGCGCGGCCCCGTGGAAGCCGCGCTGTCCGCCGGACGGGACATGGTGTTCGATATCGACTGGCAGGGCCATCGCCTGTTACGCAACGCCCTGCCCGATGACGTCGTGAGCCTGTTCGTCCTGCCCCCCTCCCTCCCGGAACTGGAGCGCCGCCTGCGGTCCCGCGCCTCCGACGATGCGGCGGAGATCGACCGCCGCATGGCGGCGGCGCGCGACGAGATGTCGCATTGGGCGGAGTTCGATCATGTCATCGTCAACGAGGAACTCGATCGCGCCGTCAGCGAGGCGCGCGCTGTGCTGACGGCCGCGCGCCTTCGCACGGTTCGCCAGCACGGCCTGGCGGACGTCGTCGCGAGCTTCGGGCCCGTGCCATCTGCCCAGCCATAA